The following proteins are encoded in a genomic region of Sorangiineae bacterium MSr12523:
- a CDS encoding DUF882 domain-containing protein: MRISHWKPAVLGMVGLALVASSDAAWAQRRPARPVRSFPSRAARPTAPSGFFHSVRALHTPTKGAKAPLDASGRPKLVLNAVYIKEVAELIAASDEGGFAAEELDKAAHVLRSAENNEHPVEPRTLDVIYRIQRHFNAHEIRIISGYRTPKPDGTGQGLHGRGIAIDFVVPGAADLDVARFARETGFVGVGVYPIASFVHVDVRPRSYFWMDRSGPGRSSRERGILLDVAQRADSAARQRGDVPPPRFFIGLDVDEALKPGGRVVPAESEDEDED; this comes from the coding sequence ATGCGAATCTCGCATTGGAAGCCGGCCGTGCTGGGGATGGTGGGGCTTGCGCTCGTGGCCAGCTCGGATGCGGCGTGGGCGCAGCGGCGTCCGGCGCGGCCGGTGCGCAGTTTTCCGAGCCGCGCGGCCCGTCCGACGGCGCCGTCGGGTTTCTTTCATAGCGTCCGCGCGCTGCATACTCCGACGAAAGGCGCCAAGGCGCCGCTCGATGCGTCGGGGCGGCCCAAGCTCGTATTGAATGCGGTCTACATCAAAGAGGTGGCGGAGCTGATCGCGGCCAGCGACGAAGGTGGGTTCGCCGCCGAGGAGCTCGACAAGGCGGCGCACGTGCTGCGCTCGGCCGAGAACAACGAGCACCCCGTCGAGCCGCGCACGCTCGATGTCATCTACCGCATCCAGCGCCACTTCAACGCCCACGAGATCCGCATCATCTCCGGGTACCGCACGCCCAAGCCCGACGGTACGGGGCAAGGCCTTCACGGGCGCGGCATCGCCATCGACTTCGTGGTCCCCGGCGCCGCCGATCTCGACGTCGCCCGCTTCGCGCGCGAAACGGGGTTCGTCGGCGTGGGCGTGTACCCGATTGCCTCGTTCGTGCACGTGGACGTGCGCCCGCGCAGCTATTTCTGGATGGACCGCAGCGGCCCCGGTCGCTCGAGCCGTGAGCGCGGCATCCTCCTCGACGTCGCCCAGCGCGCCGATTCCGCCGCGCGCCAGCGGGGCGACGTTCCACCGCCCCGCTTCTTCATCGGCCTGGACGTCGACGAAGCCCTGAAGCCCGGCGGCCGCGTCGTCCCCGCCGAAAGCGAGGACGAGGACGAGGATTAG
- a CDS encoding glycoside hydrolase family 18 protein yields MSHRSHGAVCRLSLVTALALSAFGCTGASESEDRSTNVSPEGAGELETNAVAAAGKRVIGYFTEWGVYGRNYHVKNIVTSGSASKLTHINYAFANVVGNRCQLGDTYSDYDKYYDAAGSVDGVSDTWDTGALRGNFNQLKKLKKKYPNIKVLISLGGWSWSSGFSDAALPANRSAFVKSCVDLYIKDSRWAGLFDGIDVDWEYPGACGNTCNFRPEDTQNFTALLAEFRSQLNAAKAGSLLTIAAPAGPDKISKIQVGSIHQYLDFINLMTYDFHGAWETTTNFHSALYNSASNPSKALKFSTDEAVSLWLNGGTPSNKLVVGIPFYGRGWTGVTNASNGVYQKATGAAQGTYEQGIDDYKVLKNKGFQGYYHPDTKAYWIFNGSEFWSYDTPTSIGTKTSYIKSKSLGGGMFWELSGDTSNGELVSAVFNGLQ; encoded by the coding sequence ATGTCGCACCGCTCGCATGGGGCCGTATGCCGGCTCTCGCTCGTCACAGCATTGGCCTTGAGTGCCTTCGGATGCACCGGCGCCTCCGAAAGCGAAGACCGTTCGACCAACGTCTCGCCCGAGGGGGCGGGAGAGCTCGAGACCAACGCGGTGGCGGCGGCCGGCAAGCGCGTGATCGGTTACTTCACCGAGTGGGGCGTCTATGGGCGCAACTACCACGTGAAGAACATCGTCACGAGCGGCTCGGCGAGCAAGTTGACGCACATCAACTACGCCTTCGCGAACGTGGTGGGCAACCGCTGCCAGCTCGGCGACACGTACTCGGACTACGACAAGTACTACGACGCGGCGGGTAGCGTCGACGGCGTGTCCGACACCTGGGACACCGGTGCGCTGCGCGGGAACTTCAACCAGCTGAAGAAGCTCAAGAAGAAGTACCCGAACATCAAGGTCCTCATCTCGCTCGGCGGCTGGTCGTGGTCCTCGGGCTTCTCCGATGCGGCGCTCCCGGCGAACCGCTCGGCCTTCGTGAAGTCGTGCGTCGACCTCTACATCAAGGACAGCCGCTGGGCGGGCCTCTTCGACGGCATCGACGTCGACTGGGAGTACCCGGGTGCGTGCGGAAACACCTGCAACTTCCGCCCGGAGGACACGCAGAACTTCACCGCGCTGCTCGCCGAGTTCCGCAGCCAGCTCAATGCGGCAAAGGCGGGGAGCCTTCTCACCATCGCCGCGCCCGCAGGGCCGGACAAGATCAGCAAGATCCAAGTCGGGTCGATCCATCAGTACCTCGACTTCATCAACCTGATGACCTACGACTTCCACGGCGCGTGGGAGACCACGACGAACTTCCACTCGGCGCTCTACAACTCGGCGTCGAACCCGTCGAAGGCGCTCAAGTTCAGCACTGACGAAGCCGTCTCGCTCTGGCTCAATGGCGGAACGCCGTCGAACAAGCTGGTCGTCGGCATCCCGTTCTACGGTCGCGGGTGGACGGGCGTGACCAACGCCAGCAACGGCGTCTACCAGAAGGCGACCGGCGCGGCGCAGGGCACCTACGAGCAGGGCATCGACGACTACAAAGTGCTCAAAAACAAGGGCTTCCAGGGGTACTACCACCCCGACACCAAGGCCTATTGGATCTTCAACGGCTCCGAGTTCTGGAGCTACGACACGCCCACGTCGATCGGCACCAAGACGAGCTACATCAAGAGCAAGAGCCTCGGCGGCGGCATGTTCTGGGAGCTGAGCGGGGACACGTCGAACGGCGAGCTCGTTTCGGCCGTGTTCAACGGACTGCAGTAA
- a CDS encoding sigma-54 dependent transcriptional regulator, whose protein sequence is MRRLYPLCERLAGSNVPLIVEGETGTGKEVLAESLHDQGPRAREPFTVFDCTAVPPNLVEAALFGHERGAFTGATELRQGVFEQAHGGTLLIDEIGDLELELQAKLLRAIERSEIRRIGGKQWIRVDVRIIAATRRNLDEEVAAGRFRDDLFYRLAVARLELPPLRARTGDIRLLASHFWNRLAGSKVPIADDFVAQLESYSWPGNVRELQNTVARRVVLGDLMGGEAIAPPSSRSLRSTTPLEVVPNPKPPPRTQSDPGDVIADVIACGLPLPRARERVLEAFERRYVKHLVDKHRGNVARAAAASGVALRYFQVLRARTKRREEET, encoded by the coding sequence ATGCGCAGGCTCTACCCGCTGTGCGAGCGGCTCGCAGGCTCCAACGTGCCACTCATCGTCGAGGGGGAGACGGGGACGGGTAAAGAGGTGCTTGCTGAGTCGCTGCACGACCAGGGTCCGCGCGCGCGCGAACCCTTCACCGTGTTCGACTGTACCGCGGTGCCGCCAAACCTCGTGGAGGCGGCGCTGTTCGGACACGAGCGCGGCGCCTTCACCGGCGCCACCGAACTTCGCCAGGGCGTCTTCGAGCAAGCCCACGGCGGAACCCTCCTCATCGACGAGATCGGCGACTTGGAGCTCGAGCTGCAGGCCAAGCTGCTGCGCGCCATCGAGCGCTCGGAGATCCGACGCATCGGCGGCAAACAGTGGATCCGGGTGGATGTGCGCATCATCGCTGCCACCCGGCGCAACCTGGACGAGGAGGTGGCCGCCGGCCGCTTCCGCGACGACTTGTTCTATCGGCTCGCCGTGGCCCGGCTCGAGCTTCCCCCTTTGCGCGCGCGGACGGGTGACATCCGGCTCCTCGCGAGCCACTTCTGGAACCGCCTCGCCGGGTCGAAGGTCCCCATCGCGGACGACTTCGTCGCGCAGTTGGAGAGCTACTCCTGGCCGGGCAACGTGCGCGAGCTGCAGAACACCGTGGCCCGCCGTGTGGTGCTCGGGGATCTCATGGGAGGGGAAGCCATTGCGCCCCCGTCCTCGCGATCCCTTCGTTCGACGACGCCCCTCGAGGTCGTGCCGAACCCGAAACCGCCGCCCCGTACCCAGTCGGATCCGGGCGACGTCATCGCCGATGTCATCGCCTGTGGCCTTCCCCTGCCCCGCGCACGCGAACGCGTGCTCGAGGCATTCGAGCGCCGCTACGTGAAGCACCTGGTCGACAAACACCGAGGCAACGTCGCGCGTGCGGCCGCGGCCTCGGGCGTGGCCCTGCGCTACTTCCAGGTTCTACGCGCCCGCACGAAGCGGCGCGAAGAAGAAACCTGA